One genomic segment of Ipomoea triloba cultivar NCNSP0323 chromosome 9, ASM357664v1 includes these proteins:
- the LOC116028998 gene encoding uncharacterized protein LOC116028998: protein MVIPPPVRPERVTKFLKLYVLRMHFTNKYVNAQVVHTPTATVAAAASTQEKGLRLGMIEAKENTRDVAAAAKIGKLLGERLRVKGVPAVSIFFKRDQRYHGKVKAVIDSIRGEGIELV, encoded by the coding sequence ATGGTTATTCCTCCACCAGTTAGACCAGAAAGAGTCACAAAGTTCCTCAAACTGTATGTGTTGAGGATGCACTTCACCAACAAGTATGTGAATGCTCAAGTAGTCCACACACCAACTGCAACAGTTGCCGCAGCTGCCAGCACACAAGAGAAGGGCTTGAGGTTGGGGATGATAGAAGCGAAAGAAAACACGAGGGATGTTGCTGCTGCTGCAAAAATAGGCAAGCTGCTGGGGGAGCGATTGCGGGTCAAAGGCGTTCCTGCTGTTTCTATATTCTTCAAACGGGATCAGAGATATCATGGAAAGGTCAAAGCTGTGATTGATTCCATCAGGGGAGAAGGAATCGAATTGGTTTGA